One part of the Eptesicus fuscus isolate TK198812 chromosome 20, DD_ASM_mEF_20220401, whole genome shotgun sequence genome encodes these proteins:
- the IFT20 gene encoding intraflagellar transport protein 20 homolog isoform X4: MREKHRSAASCTPPAARNQEQIFSREPGRETAMAKDILGEAGLHFDELNKLRVLDPEVTQQTIELKEECKDFVDKIGQFQKIVGGLLELVDQLAKEAENEKMKVSG, translated from the exons atgagagagaaacatcgatcagccgcctcctgcacaccccctgctgcccgcaaccaag AGCAGATCTTCTCTAGAGAACCTGGAAGGGAAACAg CTATGGCCAAGGACATCCTGGGTGAAGCTGGGTTGCACTTTGATGAACTGAACAAGCTGCGGGTGTTGGACCCAGAGGTTACCCAGCAGACCATAGAGCTCAAGGAAGAGTGCAAGGACTTTGTGGACA AAATTGGCCAGTTTCAGAAAATAGTTGGTGGTTTACTTGAGCTTGTTGACCAACTTgcaaaagaagcagaaaatgagAAGATGAAG GTATCGGGTTGA
- the IFT20 gene encoding intraflagellar transport protein 20 homolog isoform X1, with amino-acid sequence MREKHRSAASCTPPAARNQEQIFSREPGRETAMAKDILGEAGLHFDELNKLRVLDPEVTQQTIELKEECKDFVDKIGQFQKIVGGLLELVDQLAKEAENEKMKAIGARNLLKSIAKQREAQQQQLQALIAEKKMQLERNELKISLYSRRAEKQKTSVPFQ; translated from the exons atgagagagaaacatcgatcagccgcctcctgcacaccccctgctgcccgcaaccaag AGCAGATCTTCTCTAGAGAACCTGGAAGGGAAACAg CTATGGCCAAGGACATCCTGGGTGAAGCTGGGTTGCACTTTGATGAACTGAACAAGCTGCGGGTGTTGGACCCAGAGGTTACCCAGCAGACCATAGAGCTCAAGGAAGAGTGCAAGGACTTTGTGGACA AAATTGGCCAGTTTCAGAAAATAGTTGGTGGTTTACTTGAGCTTGTTGACCAACTTgcaaaagaagcagaaaatgagAAGATGAAG gccatTGGTGCTCGCAATTTGCTCAAATCTATAGCAAAGCAGAGAGAAGCCCAACAGCAGCAACTCCAAGCACTAAtagcagaaaagaaaatgcagctCGAAAG aaatgaaCTGAAAATTTCATTATATAGCAGGAgggcagaaaaacaaaaaacctctgtACCATTCCAGTGA
- the IFT20 gene encoding intraflagellar transport protein 20 homolog isoform X2, with protein MTHLLLAATITPSEQIFSREPGRETAMAKDILGEAGLHFDELNKLRVLDPEVTQQTIELKEECKDFVDKIGQFQKIVGGLLELVDQLAKEAENEKMKAIGARNLLKSIAKQREAQQQQLQALIAEKKMQLERYRVEYEALCKVEAEQNEFIDQFIFQK; from the exons ATGACACATCTCCTCCTGGCTGCTACTATCACTCCTTCAGAGCAGATCTTCTCTAGAGAACCTGGAAGGGAAACAg CTATGGCCAAGGACATCCTGGGTGAAGCTGGGTTGCACTTTGATGAACTGAACAAGCTGCGGGTGTTGGACCCAGAGGTTACCCAGCAGACCATAGAGCTCAAGGAAGAGTGCAAGGACTTTGTGGACA AAATTGGCCAGTTTCAGAAAATAGTTGGTGGTTTACTTGAGCTTGTTGACCAACTTgcaaaagaagcagaaaatgagAAGATGAAG gccatTGGTGCTCGCAATTTGCTCAAATCTATAGCAAAGCAGAGAGAAGCCCAACAGCAGCAACTCCAAGCACTAAtagcagaaaagaaaatgcagctCGAAAG GTATCGGGTTGAATATGAAGCTTTGTGTAAAGTAGAAGCAGAACAAAATGAATTTATTGaccaatttatttttcagaaatga
- the IFT20 gene encoding intraflagellar transport protein 20 homolog isoform X3, with the protein MAKDILGEAGLHFDELNKLRVLDPEVTQQTIELKEECKDFVDKIGQFQKIVGGLLELVDQLAKEAENEKMKAIGARNLLKSIAKQREAQQQQLQALIAEKKMQLERYRVEYEALCKVEAEQNEFIDQFIFQK; encoded by the exons ATGGCCAAGGACATCCTGGGTGAAGCTGGGTTGCACTTTGATGAACTGAACAAGCTGCGGGTGTTGGACCCAGAGGTTACCCAGCAGACCATAGAGCTCAAGGAAGAGTGCAAGGACTTTGTGGACA AAATTGGCCAGTTTCAGAAAATAGTTGGTGGTTTACTTGAGCTTGTTGACCAACTTgcaaaagaagcagaaaatgagAAGATGAAG gccatTGGTGCTCGCAATTTGCTCAAATCTATAGCAAAGCAGAGAGAAGCCCAACAGCAGCAACTCCAAGCACTAAtagcagaaaagaaaatgcagctCGAAAG GTATCGGGTTGAATATGAAGCTTTGTGTAAAGTAGAAGCAGAACAAAATGAATTTATTGaccaatttatttttcagaaatga